Within Agarivorans litoreus, the genomic segment GATTTACGTGAAGACATGGACTTTGTTTATCAAGTACTAAAGCTTGCGCTTTCACGCAGTGAATTAGCTGACGCTTGTTTTGAGCGTTTAGCTAAAATGCGCAGCTTGTTCGATAAGGTAATGGACGTAGATAAAACCGGTTTTAGTTATTGGTACGAGACTACGCGTCAGCATTTCACCTTAAACATTACGCCCTTAAATATTGCAGAGCGCTTTAATAGTGAAGTGGAAGAGCGTAACGCCGCTTGGGTATTTACTTCAGCTACTTTGGCGGTTGATGGCAACTTTCAGCATTTCCAAACCCAAATGGGTTTAAAAGATGCGAGCAGCATGCTGCTCGACAGTCCATTTGATTATCAAAAACAAGCCTTACTTTGTGTGCCGCGTTATTTGCCAGAAACCAAGCAGCATAATGCTGAGCAGCTGATGCTAGATCAGCTTGCCCCGGTAATAGAAGCCAACGGCGGCCGTTGTTTCTTTTTATGCACCAGTCATCGCATGATTCAAAAAGTTGCCGCTGAGCTAAGGCAACGCACTGAGTTATTGGTATTGGTGCAAGGGGAAGCTGGCAAACAAGAGCTGCTTAGCGAGTTCGTTGAAGATGGCAACGCAGTGTTAGTGGCAACAAGTACTTTCTGGGAAGGTGTAGACGTACCCGGTAAGGCCTTGTCGTGTGTCATCATCGATAAGTTACCGTTTGCTGCACCCGACGATCCCTTACTAAAAGCTAAAAGTGAAGATTGCCGTTTGCGTGGCGGAGATCCTTTTCGTCAGGTATATTTGCCGCAAGCTGTAATAAGCTTGAAGCAAGGAGTGGGGCGCTTGATTCGAACTCAGGCCGATCACGGCGTGGTGATTATTTGTGATAATCGCCTAGTAAACCGCGAATACGGCTCTTTATTTATTAGTAGCTTACCGGCTATGCCCCGCACAAGAGAGCTATCAAAAGTTCTAGAATTTGTTAAAAAAGATGCTGAGGAAACAT encodes:
- a CDS encoding ATP-dependent DNA helicase, whose protein sequence is MKQQYFAKDGLLSKAIDGFSPRPQQGEMANAVAQAIDDRGSLLVEAGTGTGKTFAYLVPAMDSGKKIVISTGSKALQDQLFTKDLPRMQKALKYNQSIALLKGRANYLCIERLNSFSHYSSGQDRATLAELVKIKSWAQGEESGDISDLGPVAERADVFPLITSTNDNCLGRDCPSYKECYLVKARNRAMEADLVVVNHHLFFADMVVKETGFGELIPEADAFIFDEAHQLPDIAASYFGQHFSSRQILDLCNDIELSYKTDLRDMAQLQKASQKLERRIRQCRLAFEGLRDRGEWRPLAKQKRFGEMMQDLREDMDFVYQVLKLALSRSELADACFERLAKMRSLFDKVMDVDKTGFSYWYETTRQHFTLNITPLNIAERFNSEVEERNAAWVFTSATLAVDGNFQHFQTQMGLKDASSMLLDSPFDYQKQALLCVPRYLPETKQHNAEQLMLDQLAPVIEANGGRCFFLCTSHRMIQKVAAELRQRTELLVLVQGEAGKQELLSEFVEDGNAVLVATSTFWEGVDVPGKALSCVIIDKLPFAAPDDPLLKAKSEDCRLRGGDPFRQVYLPQAVISLKQGVGRLIRTQADHGVVIICDNRLVNREYGSLFISSLPAMPRTRELSKVLEFVKKDAEET